A region of Lepus europaeus isolate LE1 chromosome 2, mLepTim1.pri, whole genome shotgun sequence DNA encodes the following proteins:
- the GTPBP8 gene encoding GTP-binding protein 8 isoform X1 gives MKMAAPGLRLGMRRLLEVSAALGRVCRAYSTPQAFAEVLRLPRRQLTKLVYPLQELEQHLAPDARSDLCLRVFDPSLEDLARAESFFTASPRNRIEYLSSAVRLDHAPDLPRPEVCFIGRSNVGKSSLIKALFSLAPEVEVRVSQKPGHTKKMNFFKVGKYFTLVDMPGYGYRAPEDFVDMVETYLKERRNLKRTFLLVDSVVGITKTDNIAIEMCEEFALPYVMVLTKTDKSSKGHLLKQVLQIQKFVNMQTQGCFPQLFPVSAVTHSGIHLLKCFIANITGNLDSRLPV, from the exons ATGAAAATGGCAGCGCCGGGGCTCCGACTTGGAATGCGAAGACTGCTAGAGGTGTCGGCGGCGCTAGGGCGCGTATGCCGAGCTTACAGTACGCCTCAGGCCTTTGCTGAGGTGCTTCGGCTGCCGAGGAGACAGCTGACGAAGCTGGTATACCCGCTGCAGGAGCTCGAGCAGCACCTCGCGCCAGACGCGAGGTCAGACTTGTGCCTGAGGGTCTTCGATCCGAGCCTGGAGGACTTGGCGAGGGCAGAGAGCTTCTTCACGGCCAGCCCCCGGAACCGCATCGAGTACCTCAGCTCCGCCGTGCGTCTGGACCACGCCCCGGACCTCCCCCGGCCTGAG gtgtgttttataggcagaagCAATGTTGGAAAATCCTCCCTAATAAAGGCTTTATTTTCACTGGCCCCTGAGGTTGAAGTCAGAGTCTCCCAAAAGCCG GGGcacacaaagaaaatgaattttttcaaagttggaaaatattttacattggTCGACATGCCAGGTTATGGCTATAGAGCACCGGAAGATTTTGTTGATATGGTAGAGACCTATCTAAAAGAACGAaggaa TTTGAAGAGAACATTTTTATTAGTGGACAGTGTTGTTGGAATTACAAAAACAGATAATATTGCTATAGAAATGTGTGAAGAATTTGCATTACCTTACGTG ATGGTATTAACAAAAACTGACAAATCTTCCAAGGGACATCTTTTAAAACAAGTGCTTCAGATCCAGAAGTTTGTTAACATGCAAACCCAAGGATGTTTTCCTCAGTTGTTTCCTGTAAG TGCTGTGACCCATTCTGGAATccatttattaaaatgctttatagCAAATATAACAGGAAACCTTGATTCACGGCTCCCGGTTTAG
- the GTPBP8 gene encoding GTP-binding protein 8 isoform X2 produces MKMAAPGLRLGMRRLLEVSAALGRVCRAYSTPQAFAEVLRLPRRQLTKLVYPLQELEQHLAPDARSDLCLRVFDPSLEDLARAESFFTASPRNRIEYLSSAVRLDHAPDLPRPEGHTKKMNFFKVGKYFTLVDMPGYGYRAPEDFVDMVETYLKERRNLKRTFLLVDSVVGITKTDNIAIEMCEEFALPYVMVLTKTDKSSKGHLLKQVLQIQKFVNMQTQGCFPQLFPVSAVTHSGIHLLKCFIANITGNLDSRLPV; encoded by the exons ATGAAAATGGCAGCGCCGGGGCTCCGACTTGGAATGCGAAGACTGCTAGAGGTGTCGGCGGCGCTAGGGCGCGTATGCCGAGCTTACAGTACGCCTCAGGCCTTTGCTGAGGTGCTTCGGCTGCCGAGGAGACAGCTGACGAAGCTGGTATACCCGCTGCAGGAGCTCGAGCAGCACCTCGCGCCAGACGCGAGGTCAGACTTGTGCCTGAGGGTCTTCGATCCGAGCCTGGAGGACTTGGCGAGGGCAGAGAGCTTCTTCACGGCCAGCCCCCGGAACCGCATCGAGTACCTCAGCTCCGCCGTGCGTCTGGACCACGCCCCGGACCTCCCCCGGCCTGAG GGGcacacaaagaaaatgaattttttcaaagttggaaaatattttacattggTCGACATGCCAGGTTATGGCTATAGAGCACCGGAAGATTTTGTTGATATGGTAGAGACCTATCTAAAAGAACGAaggaa TTTGAAGAGAACATTTTTATTAGTGGACAGTGTTGTTGGAATTACAAAAACAGATAATATTGCTATAGAAATGTGTGAAGAATTTGCATTACCTTACGTG ATGGTATTAACAAAAACTGACAAATCTTCCAAGGGACATCTTTTAAAACAAGTGCTTCAGATCCAGAAGTTTGTTAACATGCAAACCCAAGGATGTTTTCCTCAGTTGTTTCCTGTAAG TGCTGTGACCCATTCTGGAATccatttattaaaatgctttatagCAAATATAACAGGAAACCTTGATTCACGGCTCCCGGTTTAG